AACCCTCCAGGAGGTGCCATGTCATCCGCAGTCGCCGAGCCGCAGCTTGAGGCGGAATTCGAAGCCATCGTGGGCCATAAGGACCGGATCGAACCCCGGGACTGGATGCCCGAGGCCTACCGGAAGACCCTGATCCGTCAGGTCGCCCAGCACGCCCACTCGGAGATCATCGGCATGCAGCCGGAGGGGAACTGGATCGGACGCGCGCCGTCCCTGCGCCGCAAGGCGATCCTGCTCGCCAAGGTCCAGGACGAGGCCGGTCACGGACTGTACCTCTACTCCGCCGCCGAGACCCTGGGCATCTCCCGCGACGAGCTGACGGAACTGCTGATCTCCGGCAAGCAGAAGTACTCGTCGATCTTCAATTACCCGACGCTCTCCTACACCGATGTGGGGACGATCGGCTGGCTCGTGGACGGGGCCGCCATCTGCAATCAGGTGCCGCTCTGCCGGACGTCCTTCGGACCGTACGGCCGCGCGATGATCCGTATCTGCAAGGAGGAGTCCTTCCACCAGCGTCAGGGCTACGAGCTCCTCATGACCATGATGCGCGGCACCGAGGAGCAGCGGGCCATGGTGCAGGAGTCCGTGAA
The nucleotide sequence above comes from Arthrobacter woluwensis. Encoded proteins:
- the paaA gene encoding 1,2-phenylacetyl-CoA epoxidase subunit PaaA → MSSAVAEPQLEAEFEAIVGHKDRIEPRDWMPEAYRKTLIRQVAQHAHSEIIGMQPEGNWIGRAPSLRRKAILLAKVQDEAGHGLYLYSAAETLGISRDELTELLISGKQKYSSIFNYPTLSYTDVGTIGWLVDGAAICNQVPLCRTSFGPYGRAMIRICKEESFHQRQGYELLMTMMRGTEEQRAMVQESVNRFWWPALMMFGPPDDASPNTAQSMAWGIKTHTNDELRQKFVDMSVPQAEALGVTFPDPELRWNEERGHYDFGQPDWDEFWSVVKGDGPCNAQRLAHRKRAWDDGAWVREAALAFAAKEADGALEADGTEETQR